The Synergistales bacterium genomic sequence CATCCGTGAGAGCCGGGCCGTGGAATACGCGAAGTAGGCCTTCGATGCGGGTCCTCTTTATCGGTGACATCATCGGGCGCCCCGGGCGGAAGCTGCTGTCCCGGGTGCTGCCGGAACTGAAGCACCACTATGGTCCTTTCGATTTCTGCATTGCCAACGGTGAAAATTCGGCTGGAGGGTTCGGCATCACCAAAAAGATAGCCGACGAGCTCTTCGGCCTGGGAATAGACTGCCTGACAAGCGGGAATCACATATGGGACAAGCGCGAGAGCTACGGCGTCCTGCAGGAGGAATCGCGACTCCTGCGCCCCGCCAACTACCCGCCGGGATGTCCCGGCGGCGGGTGGACCACGCTGGAGCGCTTTGGAAAGCGTCTCGCCGTCTGCAACCTGCAGGGGCGGGTCTTCATGCCCGCTACGGACTGTCCCTTCCGGGAGGCCGACAGGCTGCTGGAGCGAACGGAGGAACGCTGTATCCTGGTTGATTTCCATGCGGAGGCCACCTCGGAGAAGATCGCCATGGCGCGCTATCTCGACGGCCGCGCCTCGGCGGTGGTGGGCACCCATACCCATGTCCGGACAGACGATGCGGAGGTGCTCCCCGGGGGAACGGCCATGATCACCGATGTCGGCATGACCGGCGGACACGGCGGTGTCATCGGCATGGAGCCCGAGGGCCCCCTCTCCCGATTCCTGAGCGGCATGCCCGCCAAGTTCGAGGTGGAGCGGCACGACCTCCGTCTGCAGGGCGTGGTCGTGGACATCGACGACGAGACGGGCAGAGCCATGGAAATCACGGGTATCACCCGGCGCGGGGAGGACGGCGGCTGATCCTCACCGGGGAGAAGGAGCATCCATCCCAGGTACGAGAGATGTGTCCAAAAAAGGGAGACCGCAGGAGGAGCATTCCTCCGCGGTCTCCCTTTTTGTGTCTGCGCCGGCGGCTTGCCCAAGTCCCCGCAAGGTGTGACAATAGTATGTGAAACCGATGCCGCGGAGAACGCCGGCGGAGAAACGGAAGGAATGCGCCGCCCCCTGCGGGTCGATGCGTTCCATAAACCCATCGAGGAGGGAACACCATGACCTACAGCTGTCCCATCGCCACCAGCACCAACAACACGAGACTGCGGACACCCGAGGATATCTCGCCCTTTTCCGGCATGTGCGCCGTCTGCACCAACCAGTGCCCGGGATTCTGCGAGATCGGCAAGTCCGTGACGGAAGGCCCCGAGGCGCTCTACCCCACGGCGAAGGCGACCTCCCAGGCCGCCTCGGAGAAGGACTACCCCGTGGACTTCTCGCAGTTCAACATCAACGGCCGCTGTTTCGGCGACTTCGGGACCGAACCGGGAGGACTCGCCTACAGCCACGTGGACCTCTCCTGCGAGCTCAAAGCGGGCGAGGGCACCATCAAGCTGAAGGCCCCCTATGTCTTCCCGGCCATCGCCAAGCTGAACTGGAAGGACTACTACGCCGGGGCCGCGCTGGCCGGCGTCATCGCCGTGATCGGCGAGGACCTGCCCACCAGCGACCCCGACGCCGTGGTCGAGAAGGGACGCCTGGTGGACGCCCCCCGGCTGCGGCGGATGCACGAGGCCTTCTCCCGCTACGACCGGGGCTACGGCACCCTGGTGCTGCAGGCCAATCCCGACGACGACAAGCTGGGTCTGCTGGAGTACGCCCTGGAAACCGTGGGATTCGAGTCGGTGGAGCTCAAGGTGGGGCAGGCCGCCAAGGGCATCCAGGGCATGAAGCTGCTCTCCGGGCTGGAGCAGGCCCTGGCGTTCCGGGAGATGGGCTACGAGGTCTACCCTGACCCCCGGGACCCCGCCGTGCAGGAGGCCCACCGCAGCGGCAAGGGCGAAGCCTTCTACAAGATCGGGCGGCTCCCCGACTGGGACGAACAGTGGCTGACGGAGCGGGTGGCCTCGCTCCGGCGGAAGGGCGCCCGGTTCGTCTCCGTCAAGACAGGGCCCTACCGGCCGGCGGACATGGCCAGGCTGATGGTCATGGCCTCCAGAGCGGGGGTGGACCTCGTCACGGTGGACGCCGCCGGCGGCGGAACCGGCAACAGCCCCATCAGGATGATGAACGAGTGGGGCTATCCCCCGGTCTACACGGCGCGTGTCCTCCGCGATATCTGCGAAAAGATGGAGCGCAGGGGGATGCCCATCCCCTCCATCGCCCTCGCCGGGGGGATCGTCCTGGAGGACCAGGTCTTCAAGGGACTGGCGCTGGGAAGCCCCCACATCAATCTGGTGGGCATGGGGCGGGCGCCCATGGCGGCGGCCATGGTGGGCCACAAGATCGGCCGGATGCTGGAAGAGGGCACCCTGCCCGTGGACCTGCGGGAGAAGGGGACCTCCGTGGAGGAGCTCTTCAGCGGCGTGCCCGCCCTGCGCGGCCTCTACGGCGACAGAGCGGAGGGGATCTCCTGCGGTGCCCTGGGGCTCTCCAACTACATCCAGCGGGTCAACACGGGGCTGCGCCAGCTGATGGCGCTCTGCCGGAAGTACAGCCTCCGCCATCTGGAACGGACCGACCTGATCCCGCTCACCCGGGAGGCGGCCGACGTCTCGGGCCTTCCCTCCGCCGTGGAGCAGGACAGAGCGGACATCGACCAGATCATCGGATAGGGCGCGCTTCCGGCGGAACGGGGGATCCTCATCCACGCCGATGTCCTGGAGGAATCGGCGCTCCGGCAGATCGAAGGGGATCGCCTGCCCCTGAATCCCGACGAAGGAGGGACACCATGAACAGGCAGAGTCAGGCAACGGAAGCGGCGCGGAAACTCCTGGACGAGGTGGTGGGGCGCGAGGTGGGGCGCACCGTGGGTGTGCGGCTCTGGGACGGCGCA encodes the following:
- a CDS encoding TIGR00282 family metallophosphoesterase, with translation MRVLFIGDIIGRPGRKLLSRVLPELKHHYGPFDFCIANGENSAGGFGITKKIADELFGLGIDCLTSGNHIWDKRESYGVLQEESRLLRPANYPPGCPGGGWTTLERFGKRLAVCNLQGRVFMPATDCPFREADRLLERTEERCILVDFHAEATSEKIAMARYLDGRASAVVGTHTHVRTDDAEVLPGGTAMITDVGMTGGHGGVIGMEPEGPLSRFLSGMPAKFEVERHDLRLQGVVVDIDDETGRAMEITGITRRGEDGG
- a CDS encoding FMN-binding glutamate synthase family protein, yielding MTYSCPIATSTNNTRLRTPEDISPFSGMCAVCTNQCPGFCEIGKSVTEGPEALYPTAKATSQAASEKDYPVDFSQFNINGRCFGDFGTEPGGLAYSHVDLSCELKAGEGTIKLKAPYVFPAIAKLNWKDYYAGAALAGVIAVIGEDLPTSDPDAVVEKGRLVDAPRLRRMHEAFSRYDRGYGTLVLQANPDDDKLGLLEYALETVGFESVELKVGQAAKGIQGMKLLSGLEQALAFREMGYEVYPDPRDPAVQEAHRSGKGEAFYKIGRLPDWDEQWLTERVASLRRKGARFVSVKTGPYRPADMARLMVMASRAGVDLVTVDAAGGGTGNSPIRMMNEWGYPPVYTARVLRDICEKMERRGMPIPSIALAGGIVLEDQVFKGLALGSPHINLVGMGRAPMAAAMVGHKIGRMLEEGTLPVDLREKGTSVEELFSGVPALRGLYGDRAEGISCGALGLSNYIQRVNTGLRQLMALCRKYSLRHLERTDLIPLTREAADVSGLPSAVEQDRADIDQIIG